TTCCTTTCTAGGAGTGTTCTTCTATCTATACCAAATTAATGATCATTCTTCTTCATGAATGTGACAGAATCTAGAACTtagtattatttaatttaatttaattaatctaATTGAATAATAGCACTTTTTATCTTCCCCTTCCACCAGAATTTTTTCCTGAACATAATACATTTGGACTGGGATACATCCTCACTACACAACAGaaaattcctgaaaaaaaatgtatccttGAATATGACAACCTTGGGAAGAGCTTCACTCTGTTTTCAGACCTAAGTGAACAGAATAGAATCTACTTAGGAGAGACACTGTCTCAGCATAAGAAATTCAAGAAGCCCTTCATTCGCCATTCAGAATGTCTGTATTACCGTAGGACATATGCTCAAGGAAAACAATCTAAACATGATGAAGTTAGCAAAGACTTCAGCATCAATTCACAGGTTCCTGAACCTCAAAGTATTTATAGTGGTGAGGAGAAAGTTTTTGAATGTAATGAAAGTGGGAAAACTGACCACAGTAAACAATACCTAACTGCATACCAAacaactcatactggagagaagcctcaTAAATGCAAAGAATGTGACAAAATCTTTAGTTCCTGGATAAACCTTTTTCTACATAAGAAaattcatagtggagagaaaTCCTTCTTATATAATAAATGTGGCAAAGCCTTTAAACAGAAGCAACACCTTAAAATCCATGAAATGATTCATGCTGGACAGAAGCCTTATGCATGTAATATGTGTTTGAAAGCCTTCAGTAATAAATGCTACTTAGACCAACATAAAAAAATCCATACTAGTGATATGCCCTATAAACGTAATCATTGTGGGAAAGCATTCTTCCAGGAGTCACATTTTATTAAACATAAGTTAATTCATACTAAAGAAAGGCCATTTGGATGTAATggatgtgggaaagctttcagaAGTAAATACTACCTAATTCAacataaaaaaattcattctggAGTGaaacctttcaaatgtaatgaatgtgggaagacatTCAGCAGTAAGAACTACCTAATACAACATaaaaaaattcatactggagggaaacctttcaaatgtaatgaatgtgggaaagcattTATGAGTAATAGCTATGTAATTCAGCATCAAACAATACATGCTGGAGGCAAGCCTTttaaatgtagtgaatgtgggaaagctttcaacAATAAACAATACCTAAACAAACATCAAAAAATTCATACCAGAGTGAAACCCttcaaatgtaatgaatgtgggaagtcTTTCAGCAGTAATAGCTACCTAATTCGACATAAAAAAATTCATACAGGAGTGAAACCTTTccaatgtaatgaatgtgggcaAGGCTTTATGAGTAATAGCTATCTaattcaacatcagagaatccatatgGGTGaaaaaccctataaatgtaatgaatgtagtAAAACTTTCATTAGTAATATACAACTATCACAACATaaaagaatccatactggagagaagcctcataaatgtaatgaatgtggaaaagcattCAGGCAGATGGCACATCTTGAAACACATAAAAAGATTCATACAGgtgagaagccttatgaatgtaatgaatgtgggaaagccttcatcAGTAATCAACAGCTATCAcgacatcaaagaattcataatgGAGGGAAGTCCTATAAATGTAATAACTGTGGAGAAGCCTTTAGTAGTAATAGCTATTTAACTCTACATCCAAGAATTCATCCTAGAGGGACACCCTATAAATGTAACAAATGTGGCAAAGTCTTATATAATAATAGCCTAATTCAGGATCAAAAAATCTATCCTGGAGAAAAcccctataaatgtaatgaatgtgggaaagcattCAGTAGTAATAGCTACTTAACTGTACATcaaagaatccatactggagagaaaccctataaatgtaagGAATGTGGCAAAGCCTTCAGGCAAAGTTCATCACTTCTgcaacatcagaaaattcatactggagagaaaccctataattgtaatgaatgtgggaaagctttcagtcAAAGTTCATCCCTTATGCAACATCAGgtaattcatactggagaaaaaccctacaaatgtaatgagtgtgggaaagcATTCAACAATAACAAATACTTGTCACGACATCaaagaactcatactggagagaaaccctataaatgtaatatatgtgggaaagccttcagtcgTAATCAAAGGCTCTCAGGACATCAACGACTCCATATTGGAGAAttgtaaatgtaatgaatgtgggaaagccttttgCACCAATTCTAAGTTTGAAACACACAAAGAGTTCATTCTGGAGAAAGACCTGTTTAAATATAATGAATGCAGACGAGGCTTTAGGTTTGAGTCGAGACTCACATAGTATGAATATGAAGCCATACTGGGAAGAgatcttaagaaataaaatgagtgtGTGAAAGCCTGCAGAAAGGGAAACCCTAGTAACATAAGAAAACTCAAGGTTCATGAGAAACCTTTTATATGTAATGAGTGTAGAAAACTTTATTGAAACTTTAAAGAACATAATTTAATGCTTCCAAGTGTGCACTGAACTCATGAAATGTTGTAAAGGCTTCCTATGGGCAACAGTATACATCAAGTTTCCATACTGAAAATAAGTTTTTGGGTAATCAATGTGGGCAAACTTTTAAGTGAAAGGGCCATAAGACACTTCATACTAAAGAAAGGAACCTATTAAATATAATGAATGTTAGAAAATATTCAAGCTGAATCAGACCTCTGTACATAAGAAAATTATTATCatagagaatttaaaaatctttttccaGAAAGCTTCAGctacagaaaaaaatttacaaactCTCTGATAGTA
This region of Trichosurus vulpecula isolate mTriVul1 chromosome 3, mTriVul1.pri, whole genome shotgun sequence genomic DNA includes:
- the LOC118842722 gene encoding zinc finger protein 260-like — its product is MAKRMASECLTALSQKLLTLQDVLVDFTQEEWSLLDPAEKDLFWDVMLENYENFVSLACFQMFPHEPGLPDSKPLLISHLERKEAPWLPMEEVLKSIYLEFFPEHNTFGLGYILTTQQKIPEKKCILEYDNLGKSFTLFSDLSEQNRIYLGETLSQHKKFKKPFIRHSECLYYRRTYAQGKQSKHDEVSKDFSINSQVPEPQSIYSGEEKVFECNESGKTDHSKQYLTAYQTTHTGEKPHKCKECDKIFSSWINLFLHKKIHSGEKSFLYNKCGKAFKQKQHLKIHEMIHAGQKPYACNMCLKAFSNKCYLDQHKKIHTSDMPYKRNHCGKAFFQESHFIKHKLIHTKERPFGCNGCGKAFRSKYYLIQHKKIHSGVKPFKCNECGKTFSSKNYLIQHKKIHTGGKPFKCNECGKAFMSNSYVIQHQTIHAGGKPFKCSECGKAFNNKQYLNKHQKIHTRVKPFKCNECGKSFSSNSYLIRHKKIHTGVKPFQCNECGQGFMSNSYLIQHQRIHMGEKPYKCNECSKTFISNIQLSQHKRIHTGEKPHKCNECGKAFRQMAHLETHKKIHTGEKPYECNECGKAFISNQQLSRHQRIHNGGKSYKCNNCGEAFSSNSYLTLHPRIHPGENPYKCNECGKAFSSNSYLTVHQRIHTGEKPYKCKECGKAFRQSSSLLQHQKIHTGEKPYNCNECGKAFSQSSSLMQHQVIHTGEKPYKCNECGKAFNNNKYLSRHQRTHTGEKPYKCNICGKAFSRNQRLSGHQRLHIGEL